ACGCCGAATTGAAGGCGCGCGGGGTGCGGGACGCGCACGGCAGGCTCGAACCGCACATCGAGGACTGGCTCACCCTGCTGGCCAGGCCGACCAGCAGCATCGACGCCCTGCACATCCCGGACTTCCAGGCGCCGCCGGTCGGCGTGCTCGCCGCGTCGGACGGCCGGGACGCGGTGGTCGCGGTGCAGGACAACGACGGCATCTGGCTGCGGCCCGCCTATCCGGAGAGCCTGGTCTCCTCGGTGATCGACCTGCTGCCCGCCGGTCCGCGCGGCACCGAGGCGTCCATCACGCTGCCGCTGCAGGAAGCCATGCGCACGCCGCCGAAGCGCCCGGTGCTCTCCGGTGCGAACGGGGCGGCCAAGGAGGGCGAGGGCAAGGGCCGCGAACGCCGCCGCCCCTCGCTGTCCGAGCGCCCGAGCGATCCGCGCGAGGCCTACGCCCTGCTCTCCGGGCAGCCGCGCATCCGCGGTGGTCAGCTGGCGGCGAACACGCGGAACTCGATGGGCACCCGCCGCCGGTCGCCGGTGCTCGCCTGGTTCGACACCAGCACCGGCCGTTACCTCAGCCTTTCCCGGCCCGGCCGCGATGGGAGCGAATGGGTGACGGTGGCTCCCGCCGACCCGAAGACGCTGCGCAGCCGCCTCGGTGAGATGGTGGCTGCACTGGGTGAGACCCGGTAGGGAACACATCCGCACGCACATCCGTTGACCTGCGGGAGGCGCGCACAGGTGCCCGTCCGAGGTGGGCGGTACCCTGGTGGGACGCGTAGCCCCGTGCGCCGCTGAACTTGTCAAGATCGTGAC
The genomic region above belongs to Amycolatopsis sp. YIM 10 and contains:
- a CDS encoding ESX secretion-associated protein EspG, encoding MAFDFLWEAMNIGELPYPLRVRSHGDTEDERIALRQRVNAELKARGVRDAHGRLEPHIEDWLTLLARPTSSIDALHIPDFQAPPVGVLAASDGRDAVVAVQDNDGIWLRPAYPESLVSSVIDLLPAGPRGTEASITLPLQEAMRTPPKRPVLSGANGAAKEGEGKGRERRRPSLSERPSDPREAYALLSGQPRIRGGQLAANTRNSMGTRRRSPVLAWFDTSTGRYLSLSRPGRDGSEWVTVAPADPKTLRSRLGEMVAALGETR